One genomic segment of Drosophila willistoni isolate 14030-0811.24 chromosome 2R unlocalized genomic scaffold, UCI_dwil_1.1 Seg200, whole genome shotgun sequence includes these proteins:
- the LOC111518527 gene encoding signal transducer and transcription activator-like: MKQYNFNSNAKFEVIFQCPYLDENQDEEYQVNCILVSGNQFQEIQENWHLESPIPYSSSGILENSCGILKNQNGQHSAIFSQLRLTRGKQTKFALDEKFALFFYATIRIDNQPIRIWKISNPIVVIFHANQECLAQSTIWWDTEFPDTPREFFSVKDVVKCDAVAEKLANYADEYTRNFLDNNNIDFIREKLKITAGGDYISFKKFSRELLPGCVFTFWEWFYNILKLLEPPHKNHDEIYYITLDDSVPGLWERGLITGFVSKENSQKMLQEQPIGTLLIRFSESQKGSLHFVYKNTYNSIQMFAPWDQWHLKRMNMAATLGQLEKAQYLYSPHMGLQKLHHVLYSFRDISKMKTKICNTSFGTWRTLFFLV; this comes from the exons ATGAAACAGTACAACTTCAACTCCAATGCGA AGTTTGAAGTGATATTTCAATGTCCATACTTGGATGAGAATCAAGACGAAGAGTACCAagtaaattgcattttagtATCGG GTAATCAATTTCAAGAAATACAAGAAAATTGGCATCTTGAGAGTCCAATCCCATACTCAAGCAGTGGGATCCTAGAAAATTCCTGTGGAATattaaagaatcaaaatggtcAGCATAGTGCAATCTTCAGCCAGTTGAGATTAACACgaggcaaacaaacaaaatttgcatTGGATGAAAAGTTTGCCCTTTTCTTTTATGCAACAATTCGAATTGATAATCAACCGATACGTATTTGGAAGATATCCAATCCAATCGTTGTGATATTCCATGCAAATCAGGAGTGCTTGGCACAGAGCACAATTTGGTGGGACACCGAATTTCCTGACACACCGCGAGAGTTCTTTTCAGTTAAAGATGTAGTGAAGTGCGATGCGGTAGCCGAAAAGTTGGCCAATTATGCGGATGAATATACTCGAAATTTTTTGGACAACAATAACATAGATTTTATTC GTGAAAAACTTAAGATAACCGCCGGCGGCGATTACattagttttaaaaaatttagcCGAGAACTCTTACCAGGATGCGTATTTACATTTTGGGAATGGTTTTACAATATATTGAAGCTTTTAGAACCCCCGCACAAAAATCATGatgaaatttattatataacACTGGATGATTCTGTGCCTGGTTTGTGGGAACGAGGTCTCATAACCGGTTTCGTTAGCAAGGAAAACTCCCAAAAAATGCTTCAGGAACAACCAATTGGAACATTATTGATACGTTTCTCCGAAAGTCAAAAAG GCTCCTTGCATTTCGTTTATAAGAATACTTACAATTCTATACAAATGTTTGCACCATGGGATCAATGGCACCTAAAGAGAATGAATATGGCAGCTACGTTAGGACAATTGGAAAAAGCTCAATATTTGTATTCACCTCACATGGGTCTTCAAAAACTTCATCATGTATTGTATTCATTCCGCGACATatcgaaaatgaaaacaaaaatatgcaaTACAAGTTTTGGAACATGGAGAActctttttttcttggtttaa